Part of the Panicum virgatum strain AP13 chromosome 4N, P.virgatum_v5, whole genome shotgun sequence genome is shown below.
tctatctcgaagcgtcaccacggcaccgtcttcactatcttggagctttaacaccaagtaggggcctccttccccgcacaaagtgtcgttgccactccacaccaagtcggagggtcacacgacgagtacacaagttgcttgccgcagcaagactttctctcaagctagttctctcaagaactaagcctaaacaagcactaagcactctcacaagtgtgcttaagcctatatgatgtacaatgaagctctatggtggttggagatgatctttagctcttgtatacttccttgaactccagcacactcaaatggtgcggccttgggggtatatataggcagcataagcaaatatagccgttggagaaaagctgccagaaatgtgcttaacaccggttaatccgatgctccccaaattgccatcgtcggtttaaccggtgatattaaactgcccactgaaaactagccgttacgtgtacgggcaatcaaccgatgcaatcgaccggtgtatgtaatattagcgtcggtttaaccggtgagtgcaactgtcctctgatccttgaaaaacaaactctctggacaactgcaccgacgccattaaccggtgcatcatcggttcatccggtgccaaaccctagcccgcaggccatctctgtcattgcaccgatgagtacattttgccttacgtcggtttaaccggtgatactaaaactcccagcggaacccccgtaggggcggcccttcgggcctagcttcgcctctcttctctttgtcatcacttgaacctaaaagcctgagtatatcatctaagcaaacacattagttcaagtgttgcgtgtgtcatcaatcgccaaaacattatattgaaatatggcatgagaggccattttcgctacaactgCCCTGACACATCCCATCGTCCGGAACACTACACGGTACCGGCGTAATCGTCACAATGTtaaccataggaattacatcataatacaacgttaatgaaacacacagcagaaatgcagtggcatggcagaacccgtcgcaactacggtaaacagattttgATCTAAgttaacatgccttaggtaatttaaaaaaacccAACAAATACAACGATGCAACATGTCACTTGGACTAGGTAGTCCTAATAGCCGTACcaccacgtagcaaactgcgttgagccttctccgcagtatccacccattgcaggttgcgcaggcggtggtgccggagggccagggcccttgttcttgtgacaagggcagttgcagtaaggaatagtgcagggttcatcttgtgaagcggcagcattgctgttatcatcatcttcgccgtctttgttacccttgcttacttcctcgtaatggttcaccttgcactccagatcaaatatcttaatctggaggtactcgatgaactcctgaacagaatcaattggtgcaggatcgacccacctggtaaacccacagttttctggagcatctgaagactgcaaaacaaatttcatgtaaagTGTCTCAatgaataaagaaataaaacaagcgagcattacccatgcgtgagggcatttgaagaaacgccgaccgccatccatcccgtcggtgcacatctgcactaagcagtcctcaccatgtctgcattttggccacgtttctctacggttatcgtattgtcgaagaggagtttcattggtaaattcactcttgtgttgtggcggaaactcaaacactggttctggAAAGGAAAcgggtccaagaggcccctcccatattatggggtctccctttcttcccccttttcctttgccaaaaccgtagtaattcttcccgctagacccacctccagacatcgggtatacaatgagctttggtgtttgagtggtgCTGGGAGCTCACAAGCTtgtgagtatttataggcgcacaaaggtctgatacccggtgtggagtgtaaatgcacatgAAAAGCCTACTGtattcgcacgctccacagcgctctctcgtaccactttaaacacggacacgacctctcgttgctcttgatttgtaccctcgcacgctcaacaccgctcactgctcccactttaaacaacgacacgaCGTCTCACTGCTCATGACTTCAGCACTTTCACGTTCCACAACGCTCACTCGTGACTATTGCACTGCCCCGACATATCCAATCGCCCGAAACACTGCACGGCACTGGCCTAATCGTTATAATTTCACTCCACGGACATATACCATCGCCCGAATCATTGCACCGGCCTACTCATCATAATGGTACGTAATGGACACATCGAATCATAGTCTGCACATGCATACATAAGATAGTATGACGAAACAAATTAATTAACAAGCTACAACCTGTAAACTAGATGCGTCCGCGcttgccccctctcctcctgccaCGTCGCTCTGCAGCCTGGCCCGCCCTAGTGTGGTGCTGTGAGTACGTCAGTGGCTCCGGCGGGATGGTCTGGCGAGTAGACCGACGACCCTGCTCAGGAACAGGCGTCTGTTCCACCTGACTGTAGTCCTGCGTCACGAGTGGGGCACCCCCCAGCTGTGAAGTGCCGACGACCTCCTGCGTCGGTGCAGAAGAGAAGAACGTGTTCACCCACTCCATCTGCGCGAGGTCGTCTACCTCCTCAATCTCCTCATCGTCGTCTGTCCCTCCCACCTGCCGGTACTCTGATTCACAAACTTCAATCCATCAATATTCAATTAAAAATGCACTTGTTACCGCCTATTAACAACTGGTTTTAGACGTACCTAAATCGTGTATTGGACGACGAAGAGACGAAGATCCAGCGCCGTAGGGATCCATCGACGGAAACAGCGACGAGCCGGGCGCTACACGAATAATAATTACAAGTTAATAAATAAAGTTTTACATGATACGGTATTGTAAGTGACACGAGGTTACAGTACGATTTACCTGCCGAGTACAAATGTGCCGGTCGCGGCACGTACGTGGGCCGAACTGCAGAACCCGAAGGTGTCGTCATCGTTtctggtggcggtggcggtggcggtggacctgACTGTGCCGCGGGTGCAGACCGTCGTGACGATGGACCGGTCACAGGAACCGGCCCCGAACTGCGAGGTGGGAGGAAGGTGTCGTCCTCACGACAGGTCACGGCTCGTCGGAATCGCTTGCACATATCGACGATCTTCTGCAGTGTGCTCTGGTGCTGGGCGGGCGTCATGTCATGGTACTGGCCCATACTCGACGAAGCCTCGGACTCAATTGCTCGTATGACATCGTACTGTACCGAGAAAGTAGTAACATCATATGCAACCAGTTTTTTTACTGCAAATTCAATCGGAGAAATGTACCGCTATGGCGAAGTTCTGATCTCGAACTACGGGATACGTCTCCGACACCCTTGCGGCCTCGATCGGAGCCTCTGGTGGAACGTGCACGACACGTGTGCGCGTCCTCGGCAGGTACCACCGTAGGTAGTCCGCGAACGCCTCGTCGCTGTGCGGCCGATCCTCGAAAACGACGTCGTCGAGGGCCGCGGCCCAAGAGTCGACGTAAGGACGGACCTTGTCGGCCCACCGCGAGCCTGGCGGCTGACCCTGCCGTGTCCACCTATAATAGAAAGCTTGAGCGATTTAATGCTAAATGGTAGGTTTAAAATTGATTAATTATTAACAAAACTATTTATTCGGTACCTGTGGACGTGGGCCTccactgagtgcacaatcgggaccggggtctgctggtagagaccgaactgcctcatAACCCGGTGAACGTGGTACTCCTCGACGTGGATGTCGTAAAGGATCGGCTTCCTCGTCATCCAGTACTCGTGATCTCGCAGGCATAAGGACGAAAGACCCACAGCTCGTCCAGCACACGGCAAGCCTAGAAGCATCGCCACGTCCTGAAGAGTAGGGGTCATCTCACCAACCGGGAGGTGAAACGTGTGCGTCTCCGGACGCCAACGGTCGAGAAGTGCCCCGAGGAGGGACATGTCGAACTGGAACCGTGGAGCCCTGTCCCTAGGTCGACGTGCAGGGTCAGCCATATCTCCCTCCACAAGTCGCGCAATCGGGAGAAGACCTGAAGCACGTAACCTGCATCGCGAAAATGAAAATCAAGTTAGAACAAACGGTTAAGGAAACAACTAAAATATGTGACAAATGTAATCCGTACCTAGGAACCCAGCGACGGTGTATCGGCATCGTCGACATGGGCACACGAGCCCGAAACGTCCCTAAGCTGATGCCACGGACCGCAGACATGTACGACCGGTGGCGCTTGTCGACGAGAGCATCTAGCAACTCAGGGGTAGCTCCTTCCTCGTGCGCCATACCTGTATAATGagatttattacaaataatttcagaacataaattaacaatattaagcataataacattaacgtaaaaaaatactaaataaaatttcagaacataaattaagtaatacaacaaatttttaataaaatactaaataaaacataacgtaataaacttataaatgatgcacaacaaattacatATTATATAACTTCAAATTCCAATTATAGCAATAAAGTTGAACATATATTTGGGGCACAtattacaacaaatattcgtACGCCAATACGAAATCAGTTTACGACATATTAGTTCTTaatattacataatttaacatcGAACATGATTGAATAGCGAATGACACAAATGACAATCGTCATCGATCACATAAGGCCATCGTTGTTAggacggcggccacgacgacccgttgcctgcggtgccggatttggagcagcttcagatgggcccgctccatctgtgcggccaccataactcaatgccgtacaatacttgtacgtatgacccgtctcatggcacttcgagcagaggcggacatctcgaccagcctccgatcgatccatgttatttctaatgcgtttcttcttgcgtcggcccaccccttgaaacatttctggatctggatctggaaTGTAAGTTGCATTGTGTCCAGGATCAGTTATGAAGTCTCCAAGGATGTGAAACCCATATATCTCgtgcctccaagtcatccaaataGTTTCCTTCATGAAGTAATTTGAGACATACATACGAGCCTGTAGTCCACCAACTTCAAAACAGGCAGCAATGACATATGTGCACGGCAGGTGCAGCAGCTTTGGCTTATGacatgagcaaatacaagcatcaGCACAGAGAACACACTCCTGCACATGCTTCTCACGCCGGCCCCCCATTCGGCCTTTGTCCCTACACATCACCTCGTACCGACGTTCCATAGA
Proteins encoded:
- the LOC120669378 gene encoding uncharacterized protein LOC120669378 codes for the protein MTRKPILYDIHVEEYHVHRVMRQFGLYQQTPVPIVHSVEAHVHRWTRQGQPPGSRWADKVRPYVDSWAAALDDVVFEDRPHSDEAFADYLRWYLPRTRTRVVHVPPEAPIEAARVSETYPVVRDQNFAIAVHFSD
- the LOC120671004 gene encoding methyl-CpG-binding domain protein 6-like, with translation MGQYHDMTPAQHQSTLQKIVDMCKRFRRAVTCREDDTFLPPRSSGPVPVTGPSSRRSAPAAQSGPPPPPPPPETMTTPSGSAVRPTYVPRPAHLYSAAPGSSLFPSMDPYGAGSSSLRRPIHDLEYRQVGGTDDDEEIEEVDDLAQMEWVNTFFSSAPTQEVVGTSQLGGAPLVTQDYSQVEQTPVPEQGRRSTRQTIPPEPLTYSQHHTRAGQAAERRGRRRGGKRGRI